A DNA window from Ovis aries strain OAR_USU_Benz2616 breed Rambouillet chromosome 7, ARS-UI_Ramb_v3.0, whole genome shotgun sequence contains the following coding sequences:
- the LOC101116576 gene encoding sentrin-specific protease 8-like, which yields MDPVVLSYMDSLLRQSDVSPLDPPSWLSDHVIGFAFEYFANSQFHDCSDEVCFISPEVTQFIKCTGNPAEIDVFLEPLDLRNKRVIFLAINDNSNHAAGGTHWSLLVYLQDKNGFFHYDSYGGSNSFHAKQVAEKLEAFLGRKGNKLAFVEEKAPAQQNSYDCGMYVICNTEALCQNFFRQQPESLLQLLTPTYITKKREEWKDLIARLAKN from the coding sequence ATGGACCCAGTAGTCTTGAGTTACATGGACAGTCTACTGCGGCAATCAGACGTCTCACCACTGGATCCTCCAAGCTGGCTCAGTGACCATGTTATTGGGTTTGCCTTTGAGTACTTTGCCAACAGTCAATTTCATGACTGCTCTGACGAAGTCTGTTTCATCAGCCCCGAAGTTACTCAGTTCATCAAGTGCACTGGCAACCCAGCAGAAATCGACGTGTTCCTTGAACCCTTGGACCTCCGCAATAAGAGAGTTATATTTTTAGCTATCAATGATAATTCCAACCACGCAGCTGGGGGAACCCACTGGAGCTTGTTGGTTTATCTGCAAGATAAAAATGGCTTTTTTCATTATGATTCTTATGGTGGAAGTAACTCATTCCATGCAAAACAGGTAGCAGAGAAACTAGAGGCTTTCTTaggcagaaaaggaaacaaactggCCTTTGTGGAAGAGAAAGCCCCTGCTCAACAAAACAGCTATGACTGTGGGATGTACGTGATATGTAACACTGAGGCCTTGTGTCAGAACTTCTTTAGACAACAGCCAGAATCACTACTGCAGCTACTCACTCCTACATACATcacaaagaagagagaagaatggaaagaTCTCATTGCCAGACTTGCCAAAAATTAG